One genomic segment of Pongo abelii isolate AG06213 chromosome 13, NHGRI_mPonAbe1-v2.0_pri, whole genome shotgun sequence includes these proteins:
- the ALG2 gene encoding alpha-1,3/1,6-mannosyltransferase ALG2 encodes MAEEQGRELDPVSKPSVLFLHPDLGVGGAERLVLDAALALQARGCSVKIWTAHYDPGHCFAESRELPVHCAGDWLPRGLGWGGRGAAVCAYVRMVFLALYVLFLADEEFDVVVCDQVSACIPVFRLARRRKKILFYCHFPDLLLTKRDSFLKRLYRAPIDWIEEYTTGMADCILVNSQFTAAVFKETFKSLSHIDPDVLYPSLNVTSFDSVVPEKLDDLVPKGKKFLLLSINRYERKKNLTLALEALVQLRGRLTSQDWEKVHLIMAGGYDERVLENVEHYQELKKMVQQSDLGQYVTFLRSFSDKQKISLLHSCTCVLYTPSNEHFGIVPLEAMYMQCPVIAVNSGGPLESIDHSVTGFLCEPDPVHFSEAIEKFIREPSLKVTMGLAGRARVKEKFSPEAFTEQLYRYVTKQLV; translated from the exons ATGGCGGAGGAGCAGGGCCGAGAACTGGACCCGGTTTCCAAGCCGTCGGTGCTGTTCCTGCACCCAGACCTGGGTGTGGGCGGTGCTGAGCGGTTGGTGTTGGACGCGGCGCTGGCGCTGCAGGCGCGCGGGTGTAGCGTGAAGATCTGGACAGCGCACTACGACCCGGGCCACTGTTTCGCCGAGAGCCGCGAGCTACCGGTGCACTGTGCCGGGGACTGGCTGCCgcgaggcctgggctggggcgGCCGCGGCGCCGCCGTCTGCGCCTACGTGCGCATGGTCTTCCTGGCGCTCTACGTGCTGTTCCTCGCAGACGAGGAGTTCGACGTGGTCGTGTGCGACCAG GTGTCTGCCTGTATCCCAGTGTTCAGGCTGGCTAGACGGCGGAAGAAGATCCTATTTTACTGTCACTTCCCAGATCTGCTTCTCACCAAGAGAGATTCTTTTCTTAAACGGCTATACAGGGCCCCAATTGACTGGATAGAGGAATACACCACAGGCATGGCAGACTGCATCTTAGTCAACAGCCAGTTCACAGCTGCTGTTTTTAAGGAAACATTCAAGTCCCTGTCTCACATAGACCCTGATGTCCTCTATCCATCTCTAAATGTCACCAGCTTTGACTCAGTTGTTCCTGAAAAGCTTGATGACCTAGTCCCCAAGGGGAAAAAATTCCTGCTGCTCTCTATCAACAGATAcgaaaggaagaaaaatctgaCTTTGGCACTGGAAGCCCTAGTACAGCTGCGTGGAAGATTGACATCCCAAGATTGGGAGAAGGTTCATCTGATCATGGCAGGTGGTTATGACGAGAGAGTCCTGGAGAATGTGGAACATTATCAGGAATTGAAGAAAATGGTCCAACAGTCCGACCTTGGCCAGTATGTGACCTTCTTGAggtctttctcagacaaacagaAAATCTCCCTCCTCCACAGCTGCACGTGTGTGCTTTACACACCAAGCAATGAGCACTTTGGCATTGTCCCTCTGGAAGCCATGTACATGCAGTGCCCAGTCATTGCTGTTAATTCGGGTGGACCCTTGGAGTCCATTGACCATAGTGtcacagggtttctgtgtgagcCTGACCCGGTGCACTTCTCAGAAGCGATAGAAAAGTTCATCCGTGAACCTTCCTTAAAAGTCACCATGGGCCTGGCTGGAAGAGCCAGAGTGAAGGAAAAATTTTCCCCTGAAGCATTTACAGAACAGCTCTACCGATATGTTACCAAACAGCTGGTATAA
- the SEC61B gene encoding protein transport protein Sec61 subunit beta has product MPGPTPSGTNVGSSGRSPSKAVAARAAGSTVRQRKNASCGTRSAGRTTSAGTGGMWRFYTEDSPGLKVGPVPVLVMSLLFIASVFMLHIWGKYTRS; this is encoded by the exons ATG CCTGGTCCGACCCCCAGTGGCACTAACGTGGGATCCTCAGGGCGCTCTCCCAGCAAAGCAGTGGCCGCCCGGGCGGCGGGATCCACTGTCCGGCAGAG GAAAAATGCCAGCTGTGGGACAAGGAGTGCAGGCCGCACAACCTCGGCAGGCACCGGGGGGATGTGGCGATTCTACACAGAAGATTCACCTGGGCTCAAAGT TGGCCCTGTTCCAGTATTGGTTATGAGTCTTCTGTTCATCGCTTCTGTATTTATGTTGCACATTTGGGGCAAGTACACTCGTTCGTAG
- the SEC61B gene encoding protein transport protein Sec61 subunit beta isoform X1, giving the protein MGKFYGIGLSEGRCDPKEGGRRSLLPIQQPGPTPSGTNVGSSGRSPSKAVAARAAGSTVRQRKNASCGTRSAGRTTSAGTGGMWRFYTEDSPGLKVGPVPVLVMSLLFIASVFMLHIWGKYTRS; this is encoded by the exons GGATTGGACTCTCTGAAGGACGTTGTGATCCAAAGGAAGGAGGCCGGAGGTCTCTACTTCCCATACAGCAG CCTGGTCCGACCCCCAGTGGCACTAACGTGGGATCCTCAGGGCGCTCTCCCAGCAAAGCAGTGGCCGCCCGGGCGGCGGGATCCACTGTCCGGCAGAG GAAAAATGCCAGCTGTGGGACAAGGAGTGCAGGCCGCACAACCTCGGCAGGCACCGGGGGGATGTGGCGATTCTACACAGAAGATTCACCTGGGCTCAAAGT TGGCCCTGTTCCAGTATTGGTTATGAGTCTTCTGTTCATCGCTTCTGTATTTATGTTGCACATTTGGGGCAAGTACACTCGTTCGTAG